The Teredinibacter sp. KSP-S5-2 genomic interval TGAATGGATTTTTTGTAGGGTATTCGTTGGTTTTTATCTCCAGGAACCGAAAACGTTTTAGAAAGGATTAGGGAATGAAAATACGAGAAGCTGAAGTGAATGATGCCGCGGCAATGCTTGAACTGTTTAAAAAGCTGGATTCAGAAACATCGTTCATGCTAATGGAACCAGGGGAAAGAAAGACCAGTTTGGAAGAGCAGCAGAAACAGATAGAGAGCTTTGCCAATACCGCATCCAAACTGATGGCTGTGGCTGAAATTCAAGGGCATGTCGCCGGTTTTATTGTTGCTGTTGGCGGTTTTGCCCAGCGAAACCAGCATTCTGCTTATATGGTTATTGGTGTTGAGAAACGTTATTGGCGACAGGGAATTGCCGGAGCAATGATAGGTTTTATGGAAGATTGGGCAAAGAATCATGGCATACATCGAATTGAACTCACCGTGGTAGAAGAGAATCTTGCTGCCCGTGCTTTGTATCGTCGGTGTCAGTATGTTGAAGAAGGCTTAAAGCGGGATGCACTCAAAATCGGTGGCCGCTTCTTTAATGAAATCTATATGGCCAAGTTGATTTAATGATTTATTTTATGTTCTCA includes:
- a CDS encoding GNAT family protein is translated as MKIREAEVNDAAAMLELFKKLDSETSFMLMEPGERKTSLEEQQKQIESFANTASKLMAVAEIQGHVAGFIVAVGGFAQRNQHSAYMVIGVEKRYWRQGIAGAMIGFMEDWAKNHGIHRIELTVVEENLAARALYRRCQYVEEGLKRDALKIGGRFFNEIYMAKLI